A section of the Salvelinus fontinalis isolate EN_2023a unplaced genomic scaffold, ASM2944872v1 scaffold_0004, whole genome shotgun sequence genome encodes:
- the LOC129841953 gene encoding uncharacterized protein LOC129841953: MQRQNKREKTETYFPGEHKSIETLKMVPVLRSGQYISKDIPLYPKADKAEFHVDKVCHVTTPTGLRGIMASSGFTAGQEGGFTWWALHITEDEIEAAENRFLEKEQLSFDPTMGEEKRNNPFLKEFTTSPVFQKGSRYGNFKFTFPLEDLMQMYKEKICEGEKPVLRVYETVVYKQEIMYVVVVHGAKVTEFDEYPLLADEDDEALCIYKDGKIVWRAEAICETHTKRLIINRENGTVETEELGRDYEYFMWDHVTLAFHLPVDRTLVVEGVLKDRLHACEGITPFLQNKLLTLEEAEEEVNAIKKAT; this comes from the coding sequence ATGCAGCGACAAAACAAAAGAGAAAAAACGGAGACCTATTTCCCTGGGGAGCATAAGAGTATAGAAACCTTGAAAATGGTGCCCGTACTACGTAGTGGACAATATATTTCAAAAGACATTCCACTGTACCCCAAAGCTGACAAAGCGGAATTTCACGTGGACAAAGTCTGTCATGTAACCACTCCAACAGGCCTGAGAGGAATCATGGCTTCGAGTGGATTTACAGCAGGGCAAGAAGGGGGTTTCACATGGTGGGCTCTTCACATTACAGAAGATGAAATTGAGGCAGCAGAGAATCGCTTCCTTGAAAAGGAACAGCTTTCCTTTGACCCAACAATGGGTGAAGAAAAAAGAAACAATCCATTCCTGAAGGAATTCACCACCTCCCCTGTCTTCCAAAAGGGATCTCGGTATGGGAACTTTAAGTTCACCTTCCCCTTGGAGGATCTCATGCAGATGTACAAAGAGAAGATCTGTGAGGGAGAGAAGCCTGTCCTGAGAGTCTATGAAACCGTGGTTTACAAGCAGGAGATCATGTATGTTGTGGTTGTCCACGGTGCAAAGGTGACAGAGTTTGATGAGTACCCACTTCTTGCTGATGAGGATGATGAGGCACTATGCATTTATAAAGATGGTAAAATTGTCTGGCGTGCAGAAGCAATATGTGAAACCCATACAAAGAGGCTGATCATCAACAGAGAGAACGGAACAGTTGAAACAGAAGAACTAGGACGTGATTATGAGTATTTCATGTGGGACCATGTGACCCTGGCATTCCATCTGCCAGTTGACCGCACCCTCGTAGTTGAGGGAGTATTAAAGGATAGACTCCATGCATGTGAGGGTATCACACCTTTTCTCCAGAATAAGTTGTTAACACTAGAGGAGGCAGAAGAAGAGGTCAATGCCATAAAGAAAGCTACatag